A region of Chelonoidis abingdonii isolate Lonesome George chromosome 8, CheloAbing_2.0, whole genome shotgun sequence DNA encodes the following proteins:
- the CLIC2 gene encoding chloride intracellular channel protein 2 isoform X2 gives MASQRHSPRKEPEIELFVKAGLDGENIGNCPFCQRLFMVLWLKGVKFNVTTVDMTRYPHLSPKYKESFDVGSNIFAKFSAYIKNPHKEANENFEKALLREFKRLDTYLNNPLPEEIDQDSTEEVLVSKRKFLDGNRLTLADCNLLPKLHIIKIAAKKYRNFEIPAEMTGVWRYLHNAYSRDEFSHTCPANEEIERTYASVAKKMT, from the exons GCTGGCCTGGATGGCGAGAACATTGGGAATTGTCCCTTCTGCCAGCGTCTCTTCATGGTTCTGTGGCTCAAAGGAGTCAAATTCAATGTGACCACAGTGGACATGACAAG GTACCCACACCTAAGCCCCAAATACAAGGAGTCCTTTGATGTGGGCAGCAACATTTTTGCCAAGTTCTCTGCATACATCAAGAATCCTCACAAGGAAGCGAATGAGA ATTTTGAGAAAGCGTTGCTGAGGGAGTTCAAACGCCTGGACACCTACCTGAACAACCCGCTCCCTGAAGAAATCGACCAGGACAGTACTGAGGAAGTCTTGGTCTCCAAGAGGAAATTCCTGGATGGGAACAGGCTAACATTAGCTGACTGTAATCTGCTGCCCAAGCTGCACATCATCAAA ATTGCTGCGAAGAAATACCGTAACTTTGAGATCCCGGCGGAAATGACAGGCGTCTGGCGCTATCTCCACAATGCCTACTCCCGTGATGAGTTCAGCCACACATGCCCAGCCAACGAGGAAATAGAACGCACCTATGCCAGCGTTGCCAAGAAGATGACCTAG
- the CLIC2 gene encoding chloride intracellular channel protein 2 isoform X1: MASQRHSPRKEPEIELFVKAGLDGENIGNCPFCQRLFMVLWLKGVKFNVTTVDMTRKPEELKSLAPGTNPPFLLFNKELKTDFIKIEEFLEQTLAPPKYPHLSPKYKESFDVGSNIFAKFSAYIKNPHKEANENFEKALLREFKRLDTYLNNPLPEEIDQDSTEEVLVSKRKFLDGNRLTLADCNLLPKLHIIKIAAKKYRNFEIPAEMTGVWRYLHNAYSRDEFSHTCPANEEIERTYASVAKKMT, from the exons GCTGGCCTGGATGGCGAGAACATTGGGAATTGTCCCTTCTGCCAGCGTCTCTTCATGGTTCTGTGGCTCAAAGGAGTCAAATTCAATGTGACCACAGTGGACATGACAAG gaaACCTGAAGAGCTGAAATCTCTCGCTCCAGGGACCAACCCTCCGTTCTTATTGTTCAACAAGGAGCTGAAAACAGACTTCATTAAGATCGAGGAGTTCCTGGAGCAGACACTGGCGCCTCCTAA GTACCCACACCTAAGCCCCAAATACAAGGAGTCCTTTGATGTGGGCAGCAACATTTTTGCCAAGTTCTCTGCATACATCAAGAATCCTCACAAGGAAGCGAATGAGA ATTTTGAGAAAGCGTTGCTGAGGGAGTTCAAACGCCTGGACACCTACCTGAACAACCCGCTCCCTGAAGAAATCGACCAGGACAGTACTGAGGAAGTCTTGGTCTCCAAGAGGAAATTCCTGGATGGGAACAGGCTAACATTAGCTGACTGTAATCTGCTGCCCAAGCTGCACATCATCAAA ATTGCTGCGAAGAAATACCGTAACTTTGAGATCCCGGCGGAAATGACAGGCGTCTGGCGCTATCTCCACAATGCCTACTCCCGTGATGAGTTCAGCCACACATGCCCAGCCAACGAGGAAATAGAACGCACCTATGCCAGCGTTGCCAAGAAGATGACCTAG